One window of the Neorickettsia findlayensis genome contains the following:
- the pstC gene encoding phosphate ABC transporter permease subunit PstC — MLLVSAVLAFSFNSTFIFFLGIFFALLLWSKRTFVLCASVALIATSMVTALIILSLVTQTVSFFRVVSPMDFFFGTVWAPNGTIIDGQVEKLFGILPLLFGTTMVALIGSTVGTPIGIGAAIALTYFIPKKVRNVIKPIIEIMAGIPTVIYGYFSLAFVPALVQKLGHLLHLNISTESALSAGIVIGIMIIPLVTSLTDDLLRTTPKSLYYGAAALGSTQTEIILRAVLPNCLPGIVAIVLLGFSRALGETMVVLMLTGISANIDYNIFHTITTVTVQIVTILTGDQTLNTEESLSAYALGMTLFILTWILNAVSMSMSKRHAH, encoded by the coding sequence ATGCTACTTGTGTCTGCAGTATTAGCTTTTTCCTTTAATAGTACCTTTATTTTCTTTTTAGGTATTTTTTTTGCTCTTTTGCTCTGGTCAAAGAGAACGTTTGTTCTGTGTGCTTCGGTTGCGTTAATTGCGACTTCGATGGTCACAGCATTGATCATCTTATCTCTCGTGACACAAACGGTTTCGTTCTTCCGTGTGGTTTCCCCAATGGATTTCTTTTTTGGAACCGTGTGGGCACCGAACGGAACAATCATAGACGGGCAAGTCGAAAAACTCTTCGGCATATTACCACTGCTTTTTGGAACAACAATGGTGGCTTTGATTGGTAGCACAGTTGGCACACCTATAGGTATAGGAGCAGCTATAGCATTGACCTACTTCATACCGAAAAAAGTCAGGAATGTTATTAAGCCGATAATAGAAATAATGGCTGGCATACCGACCGTAATATACGGCTACTTTTCCCTAGCGTTCGTGCCAGCGTTGGTGCAAAAACTCGGACATCTGTTACACCTTAACATTTCGACTGAAAGTGCCTTATCTGCTGGAATAGTAATAGGCATTATGATCATTCCTCTTGTTACATCCCTTACTGACGACCTTTTGCGTACAACACCGAAGAGCTTATATTACGGTGCCGCAGCACTTGGCAGCACACAGACCGAAATTATATTGAGAGCAGTCTTACCAAACTGCCTACCTGGAATAGTCGCAATCGTTCTTTTAGGTTTCTCAAGGGCACTGGGTGAGACTATGGTGGTGCTCATGCTAACAGGAATTTCGGCAAATATCGATTACAACATATTCCACACGATTACCACGGTGACTGTACAGATTGTCACAATATTGACAGGTGACCAAACACTGAATACCGAGGAAAGTCTATCTGCATATGCGCTAGGCATGACGCTCTTCATATTGACTTGGATATTAAACGCCGTTTCAATGTCTATGTCTAAAAGACACGCACATTAA
- a CDS encoding cation:dicarboxylate symporter family transporter, producing the protein MRIFNIATVLIIIAVFLWVGHIPLNIRSAMYAVSLTIQDIILVILPFVIFSALLDLIVRMRAKASGLLVSFIFFVTASNVVAICLAYLVGRIFLPDVQNIVDESVTVLVPMWRLYLPQLIRTEYAMPLSIVIGTVLLMVFGDRVNFLNDKLCSACNFLLNKIIMPVIPIFIGGLAVKIASDKMLQPVIDHYSVMLLVILLSSISYSLFWYLILTGKKVGSAILNVAPALITAFTTMSSAVTLPALLIATKKNTDDSHVASAILPPAVNFHVMGDTFNITITLMAILFTFTGKMLGVYDLCMYIFFFIVYRFATVGIPGGGIIILLPFFSSRLGFTPEMLTLITTLYVIFDPFQTVLNIFGNGAFAIFFSKLYKGEKTATVDK; encoded by the coding sequence ATGCGTATTTTCAATATCGCTACGGTTTTGATAATCATAGCAGTCTTTCTATGGGTAGGTCACATCCCTCTGAACATCCGTTCAGCTATGTATGCGGTCAGTTTGACGATTCAGGATATAATTTTGGTAATCTTGCCTTTTGTTATCTTCAGCGCTCTACTTGACCTGATAGTAAGAATGAGAGCAAAGGCCTCGGGTTTGCTTGTTTCTTTTATTTTTTTCGTTACAGCCTCGAATGTAGTGGCGATCTGTCTTGCCTATTTGGTTGGGCGTATCTTTTTACCGGATGTTCAAAACATTGTTGATGAATCCGTCACTGTTCTTGTACCCATGTGGAGATTATACCTTCCTCAATTAATACGCACAGAGTATGCAATGCCATTGAGTATTGTGATAGGAACTGTGCTGCTTATGGTATTCGGTGATAGGGTGAACTTCTTGAACGATAAATTGTGCAGTGCCTGTAACTTTTTACTAAACAAGATCATTATGCCCGTAATACCGATCTTTATTGGCGGTCTAGCGGTCAAAATTGCAAGTGATAAGATGCTACAACCAGTAATAGATCACTATTCAGTAATGTTACTTGTCATACTGCTTAGCTCTATTTCATATTCTTTGTTTTGGTATTTGATTTTAACAGGGAAAAAAGTAGGTTCTGCTATCTTGAATGTTGCACCTGCACTGATTACAGCATTTACGACCATGTCAAGTGCTGTAACTTTGCCAGCTTTGTTGATTGCAACAAAGAAAAATACTGATGATTCGCATGTAGCAAGTGCTATCTTACCTCCAGCGGTGAACTTCCACGTTATGGGTGATACGTTTAATATTACGATCACTTTAATGGCTATTCTCTTTACTTTTACAGGTAAGATGCTGGGCGTATATGATCTATGCATGTACATCTTTTTCTTCATAGTTTACCGCTTTGCTACCGTGGGTATTCCAGGCGGGGGGATAATAATTTTGTTACCTTTCTTTAGTTCACGTCTTGGCTTCACACCAGAAATGTTGACCCTCATTACCACTTTGTATGTCATTTTTGATCCCTTTCAGACGGTGCTTAACATTTTCGGTAATGGTGCTTTCGCTATTTTTTTCAGTAAGCTATATAAAGGTGAAAAAACGGCCACGGTTGACAAATGA
- the rsmD gene encoding 16S rRNA (guanine(966)-N(2))-methyltransferase RsmD produces the protein MRVIAGKYKERKIGLIKGVDIRPTMGKVREALFNIILHARFVTKLPEEIHFLDLFTGTGSVSIEALSRGFASVTAVDIDTRCIYANLEKMAIHDEITVISRDVVKLEESGKQYDVVFMDPPYNEKTPQYRASKITEKSFAGLHERGWLCDGSIVILEKHKKEIFKLNHCAFELIDSRRYGMSELLTFIYIGHDLPLKE, from the coding sequence ATGCGTGTTATTGCGGGTAAGTACAAAGAGAGGAAAATAGGTCTCATAAAAGGTGTCGACATTAGGCCTACCATGGGGAAGGTGCGCGAAGCGCTTTTTAACATCATCTTGCACGCGCGTTTTGTGACAAAATTACCAGAAGAGATTCACTTCCTTGATCTCTTTACAGGTACGGGTTCTGTTAGTATAGAAGCGCTTTCGCGAGGTTTTGCAAGTGTTACAGCGGTTGATATTGATACGCGGTGCATATATGCCAATCTCGAAAAAATGGCTATCCATGATGAAATCACTGTCATTAGTAGGGATGTAGTAAAGCTAGAGGAGTCGGGCAAACAATACGATGTTGTATTCATGGATCCCCCATATAATGAGAAAACACCTCAATATCGTGCATCTAAGATAACTGAGAAGAGCTTTGCAGGGCTTCATGAACGTGGTTGGCTTTGTGATGGAAGTATTGTTATTTTGGAGAAACACAAGAAAGAGATATTCAAATTAAATCACTGTGCCTTTGAGTTGATTGATTCAAGAAGATATGGGATGTCCGAGTTGCTGACATTCATTTATATAGGCCATGATTTGCCGCTAAAAGAGTAG
- a CDS encoding BolA/IbaG family iron-sulfur metabolism protein yields the protein MPVEEKEITRLLLDAFPDVDPEVDIQLVDTVGDKDHYYLKIRSASFAGKSAVERHRLVVSALGGILKEKLHSISIETKIKT from the coding sequence GTGCCCGTCGAAGAGAAGGAGATCACAAGGTTGCTTTTAGATGCGTTTCCCGATGTGGATCCTGAGGTTGATATCCAGCTTGTTGACACTGTTGGTGATAAAGATCATTACTATCTTAAAATCCGCTCTGCGTCTTTTGCTGGAAAATCAGCGGTAGAGCGCCATAGATTAGTAGTTTCAGCTTTAGGAGGAATTCTTAAGGAAAAGCTCCACTCGATTTCTATTGAGACCAAGATTAAGACTTAA
- a CDS encoding efflux RND transporter permease subunit — MLDFLLERNRAILVLWFILIASGVYSCFVISKEQTPNMEIPYILVNTVLTGVSAEDSTRFLSKELEDALQSVEHLKSITSQSLENASSILMEFEVGFDSAKALASIRDKLDQVVSKLPKDTLRPTVEQVTTALIPAVVVTVSSDLGVEEAQRVATQLRTKLNALPNVLSTNIIGKRKKVVEIAIDPKMFSRYNIGLHNIVNTLHRNNILILSGSLPGSGYPVSTNGLVTHLNKLKELPISLNNGNILTLKDIADVNAVFEKEKATSRIGGVDTVVIEVSKASGKNLLETVRQVREEVSRMQATLPEGFSLSTEFDTSTEVKEVLTDLKNSIVLTIIMVVAIMVIYIGWKMALMTACTVPGSIFIAILLLYVGGFTMNIVVLFSLIMSVGMIVDAAIIVNEYADRRMLMGSSAREAYTLSAKKMFWPVLSSTATTLIVLVPLLFWPGLAGEFMKFLPITLIFTLSASVLMSVVFTPVIGSMIGTPSTSDPVEISKIFAIDQADPSAMGKISGKYCRILEKLLDHPKAVIAGIFIFLILSTGGYYVFGKGVQFLPNVEPKSSTILIKAVENLTLAQKRTIVETAEKTICETPEIRTCYTKIGTLGNDVIGSIQVEFAHWKKRRKIPAINDDIERRMKSIKGIQFELFTQKDGPIQEKPIKIVISGTSYGEVARAAASIEEMLSKINGTKSISDDTSAQKLTWEGLIDRNKAALYGVDVATVGQYIALATSGITIGEYRGDDHEEKLDIVLTLPEERKSLSSILGMMIPSQKGMIRLSSLMKIEPVAKTTTVKRFNSEPTINVYSDVQPGFLSHNIVKSLRKEIEKHKELSKLKISFKGEQQDQSETTRFLVVAFFVSTLCMVLILLLQFNSFFQVLIILTAVALSTGGVTFGLLITHQPFIVVMSGIGIISLAGIVVNNNILLIDAYNDYISESADKKRAIIRAAISRFRPILLTSGTTILGLLPMVFCITIDLVNFTISYGAPATQWWQSLATTVAGGLSFTTLLTLILTPALLMLSPTPKLNTGT; from the coding sequence ATGCTTGATTTTCTTTTGGAGCGCAACAGAGCTATTTTGGTTCTTTGGTTCATTCTGATTGCTTCTGGCGTTTACTCGTGTTTTGTCATCTCGAAGGAACAAACTCCGAATATGGAAATACCATATATACTTGTAAACACGGTCCTAACAGGAGTATCGGCTGAGGATAGCACAAGATTTTTATCGAAGGAACTCGAAGATGCTCTACAGTCTGTCGAGCATCTGAAGAGCATTACTTCACAGTCCCTTGAGAATGCTTCATCCATACTGATGGAGTTTGAAGTTGGATTTGATAGTGCAAAAGCCTTAGCCAGTATCAGAGATAAATTGGACCAAGTTGTCAGTAAACTTCCAAAAGACACATTGAGACCCACTGTCGAACAGGTTACTACAGCCCTTATTCCCGCAGTTGTGGTTACAGTCTCAAGCGATTTAGGAGTGGAAGAAGCACAAAGGGTTGCGACCCAACTACGCACCAAACTAAACGCCCTACCAAATGTTCTTTCGACAAACATAATTGGAAAACGAAAAAAGGTTGTAGAAATTGCAATCGACCCAAAGATGTTTTCCAGGTACAACATTGGCCTGCATAATATCGTAAACACATTACATCGGAATAATATACTCATTCTTTCAGGCAGCTTACCTGGTAGTGGGTATCCTGTTTCTACAAATGGACTTGTAACTCACCTCAATAAACTCAAGGAACTTCCTATATCACTAAACAACGGAAACATACTAACTCTGAAGGATATCGCAGATGTAAATGCTGTTTTTGAAAAGGAAAAAGCTACCTCAAGAATAGGTGGAGTGGACACCGTGGTGATTGAAGTATCAAAGGCAAGTGGAAAGAACCTTTTGGAAACAGTCAGGCAAGTACGAGAGGAGGTCTCCAGAATGCAGGCAACTCTCCCTGAGGGATTCTCCTTATCGACAGAATTTGACACCTCAACGGAGGTTAAAGAAGTCCTCACAGACCTCAAGAATAGTATTGTGCTAACCATTATAATGGTTGTTGCCATCATGGTGATCTACATAGGATGGAAGATGGCACTTATGACAGCCTGCACGGTACCTGGTTCGATATTTATAGCAATCCTACTTCTATATGTAGGTGGATTTACGATGAATATCGTAGTTCTATTCAGTTTGATCATGTCGGTTGGAATGATTGTAGATGCAGCAATCATAGTAAATGAGTATGCAGATAGAAGAATGCTTATGGGCTCTTCCGCAAGAGAAGCTTACACTTTGTCAGCAAAGAAGATGTTTTGGCCCGTTCTATCTTCAACCGCAACTACGTTGATTGTTTTGGTTCCTTTACTATTCTGGCCTGGACTTGCGGGTGAATTTATGAAATTCCTCCCAATCACACTTATTTTCACCCTTTCCGCATCGGTGTTGATGTCAGTTGTTTTTACTCCGGTCATCGGAAGTATGATTGGAACACCATCGACATCTGACCCAGTGGAAATTTCTAAGATCTTTGCAATAGATCAAGCGGACCCTTCAGCAATGGGAAAAATTTCCGGAAAATATTGTCGAATACTAGAAAAGCTCCTCGACCACCCAAAAGCCGTAATTGCAGGAATATTTATATTCCTTATACTAAGCACCGGAGGCTATTATGTTTTCGGTAAAGGAGTGCAGTTTTTGCCAAACGTAGAACCCAAAAGCTCTACCATCTTAATTAAGGCAGTTGAAAATCTCACTCTCGCACAAAAAAGGACAATAGTCGAAACAGCAGAAAAAACAATCTGTGAGACACCGGAAATTAGAACCTGCTATACGAAGATCGGGACACTAGGCAATGATGTTATAGGAAGCATTCAAGTTGAGTTTGCACATTGGAAAAAACGTAGAAAAATTCCTGCAATTAATGACGACATAGAGAGAAGAATGAAGTCTATTAAGGGCATCCAGTTTGAGCTTTTCACACAAAAAGATGGACCAATACAAGAAAAACCTATCAAGATCGTCATAAGCGGTACGTCATATGGAGAAGTTGCGCGGGCTGCAGCATCAATTGAAGAAATGCTCAGCAAAATCAATGGTACAAAGAGTATCAGTGACGATACGTCAGCACAGAAGCTGACCTGGGAGGGACTTATAGACAGAAACAAGGCTGCACTCTATGGAGTCGATGTGGCAACGGTTGGACAATATATAGCTCTTGCAACCAGTGGCATAACGATCGGTGAATACAGAGGGGATGACCATGAAGAAAAATTAGACATCGTACTTACACTTCCAGAAGAAAGAAAAAGTCTTTCTTCAATTCTAGGGATGATGATTCCATCTCAAAAAGGGATGATTCGACTGTCATCCTTGATGAAGATAGAACCGGTAGCAAAGACCACCACAGTAAAACGGTTTAACTCTGAACCAACTATAAACGTGTATTCAGATGTACAACCGGGATTCCTCTCACACAATATAGTCAAATCGCTTAGAAAAGAAATTGAGAAGCACAAAGAACTATCTAAGTTAAAGATCAGTTTTAAGGGAGAACAACAAGATCAAAGTGAGACAACACGGTTTCTGGTAGTTGCATTTTTTGTATCTACACTTTGTATGGTACTGATCTTACTTCTGCAGTTTAATAGTTTCTTTCAGGTTCTGATCATTTTAACTGCCGTTGCACTATCAACAGGAGGTGTGACATTCGGATTACTTATAACACATCAACCATTCATTGTTGTGATGAGCGGTATAGGAATAATCTCATTAGCTGGAATAGTAGTGAATAACAATATATTACTCATTGATGCTTATAACGATTACATTAGTGAATCCGCTGATAAAAAGCGCGCAATCATAAGAGCTGCAATATCCAGATTCAGGCCAATACTTCTCACTTCAGGGACAACCATACTGGGACTTTTACCCATGGTTTTTTGCATAACCATAGACCTAGTAAACTTTACGATATCATACGGAGCTCCAGCGACACAGTGGTGGCAAAGTTTGGCAACCACTGTTGCCGGAGGGTTGTCGTTCACAACGCTTTTGACACTCATTCTAACTCCGGCACTACTGATGCTTTCGCCTACACCAAAGCTAAATACCGGAACTTGA
- the recF gene encoding DNA replication/repair protein RecF (All proteins in this family for which functions are known are DNA-binding proteins that assist the filamentation of RecA onto DNA for the initiation of recombination or recombinational repair.), translated as MKPYITGVLLKDFRNHAFWTASFESRHILLCGKNGAGKTSILEAISKLSPGLGLRSASNTELIRSGTLSWEVSLKFAGGADLREVGMGYCEDKRVTRVNGKPVQCFKKVIDLVKVMWLTPQMCNVFTTDKSVRRKFFDRMVALSEPQHLENLVMYERFKSERLKILGARASKIWLNVNEKKLAELCIAITDARVSFIRQLVSNFPPRGFGSLEIKLLCPVASSIDKVGSSEQMECIQSALERSRAADTVTGKMQFGVHRTDFLATVRQGENTARCYSTGEQKLLILGIILAAGELIDIILLDDIFAHLDPQNSSAFLSEVTKKNCQFFFSDLDNSKFVQFANVIQTIPV; from the coding sequence ATGAAGCCCTATATTACGGGAGTCTTACTTAAGGATTTCCGTAATCATGCTTTTTGGACAGCGTCGTTTGAAAGTAGGCATATCTTGCTTTGTGGGAAAAACGGTGCTGGCAAAACAAGTATACTTGAAGCTATATCAAAATTATCTCCTGGATTGGGACTCAGGTCTGCGAGTAATACCGAGCTGATTCGATCTGGGACTCTTTCCTGGGAGGTAAGTCTGAAATTTGCCGGTGGCGCTGACTTAAGAGAAGTCGGGATGGGCTATTGTGAGGATAAGAGAGTTACCAGAGTAAATGGAAAGCCTGTTCAGTGCTTTAAAAAGGTAATTGATCTTGTCAAGGTGATGTGGCTCACTCCGCAGATGTGTAATGTGTTTACTACTGATAAGTCTGTCAGGAGAAAGTTTTTTGACCGTATGGTTGCACTTTCTGAGCCTCAGCACCTTGAGAATCTTGTGATGTACGAACGTTTTAAGTCAGAACGCCTAAAAATTCTTGGTGCACGTGCGTCCAAGATATGGTTAAACGTTAATGAAAAAAAACTAGCAGAATTATGTATAGCTATTACTGATGCGAGAGTGAGTTTCATCCGACAATTGGTGAGCAATTTTCCTCCTAGAGGTTTTGGTTCCCTAGAAATCAAGTTGCTCTGTCCTGTTGCAAGTTCGATTGATAAGGTAGGTTCGTCTGAGCAGATGGAGTGTATTCAGTCCGCTCTTGAAAGAAGTAGAGCTGCGGATACTGTCACTGGAAAGATGCAATTTGGTGTACACCGAACGGACTTTCTTGCTACAGTACGACAAGGAGAAAATACCGCTAGATGTTATTCTACAGGGGAGCAAAAATTGCTTATCTTGGGGATAATACTTGCTGCTGGTGAACTAATAGACATAATACTTTTAGATGATATTTTTGCTCATCTAGATCCGCAAAATTCTTCAGCCTTCCTTTCGGAGGTAACTAAAAAAAATTGCCAGTTTTTTTTTAGTGATCTCGACAACAGCAAGTTTGTGCAGTTTGCAAATGTAATACAGACTATCCCGGTTTAG
- the efp gene encoding elongation factor P yields the protein MSQKILGNDIRVGNVLEYRNSLYQVLKREHVKPGKGGAFVNVEMKSIDGASKVNHRFRSDEVVFKAFLEEEEYHYLFREGNAIVLMNLATYEQVSVSADLFVDIEKYLKEEVVVKLLKHGDKTVGVKVQDNLTYTVEETEPYMKGQTVTSSYKPATLNGGLLKVMVPPFIKVGDQIVVKTEDGTYVERAEK from the coding sequence GTGTCGCAAAAAATCCTTGGAAACGATATCAGGGTTGGCAATGTTCTCGAGTACAGAAATTCTCTGTACCAGGTTTTGAAAAGAGAACACGTGAAGCCCGGTAAGGGTGGAGCCTTTGTTAATGTCGAGATGAAAAGTATCGACGGAGCAAGTAAAGTCAATCATAGGTTTAGATCTGACGAGGTTGTTTTCAAAGCTTTCTTGGAAGAAGAGGAATACCACTACCTTTTTAGGGAGGGGAATGCTATTGTTCTGATGAACCTTGCGACTTATGAGCAGGTTTCCGTTAGTGCTGATCTTTTCGTAGATATAGAGAAGTACCTAAAGGAAGAGGTTGTTGTAAAACTCCTAAAGCATGGTGACAAAACTGTTGGAGTAAAAGTACAGGACAATTTGACATACACGGTTGAGGAAACCGAACCTTATATGAAAGGCCAAACTGTTACGTCATCCTATAAGCCTGCCACATTGAATGGTGGGTTGTTGAAGGTGATGGTGCCACCGTTTATCAAGGTCGGGGATCAAATCGTTGTTAAAACGGAAGATGGAACATATGTTGAGAGGGCCGAGAAATGA
- the grxD gene encoding Grx4 family monothiol glutaredoxin, protein MKDIFTEIERIISQNDVVLFMKGTSEMPMCGFSGAVVNILKTLGITFHGVNILEDPELREGIKKFADWPTIPQLYVKGEFIGGCDIVREMYESGELKTLFENNLAG, encoded by the coding sequence ATGAAAGATATTTTTACGGAAATAGAGAGAATAATTAGCCAGAATGACGTCGTGCTTTTTATGAAGGGTACGTCTGAGATGCCAATGTGTGGATTTTCGGGTGCTGTTGTTAACATTCTTAAAACTTTAGGTATCACCTTTCATGGGGTGAATATCTTAGAGGATCCTGAGTTGAGGGAAGGAATAAAGAAGTTTGCAGATTGGCCGACCATCCCGCAGTTGTATGTGAAAGGTGAATTCATCGGTGGATGCGACATTGTCAGGGAGATGTACGAGAGCGGAGAACTGAAAACTCTTTTTGAGAATAACTTGGCTGGCTAA
- the purF gene encoding amidophosphoribosyltransferase, with translation MVSECESGQLTEKCGVIAVVGAPNAVELSLFGLHGLQHRGHEAFGIAFLRNGCIGVVHRFGRVMAVGTSDLSIPSADTVIGHVRYSTSGNSDFAQPIYLKCPSCEIVVAHNGNLTNAAEIRSKLEDEGCIFESEVDTEVIAHLIARSPGKTPTEKIVDALQQVEGAYSLLLFVGEEVFAVRDPYGIRPLSLGKLVDGMVVASETCALDMLRATFVRDIAPGELLQIKGGKLLSLFPFKKMEQKFCIFEHVYFSRPDSVLEGRSVYASRKEIGKELARESGIQANMVVPVLDSGMVAALGYSEESGLPLELAITRNHYSSRSFIEPTPERRNIKVKLKHNANRFLLKGKKIVLVDDSIVRGTTLKQLIAMLWEVGTSEIHVRISSPRILNPCYYGVDTPNKRDLISANMSLEVMREYLGATSLYFLTLEGLYRAVSGSKKRVGFCDACFTGDYPIECIGTSQDA, from the coding sequence ATGGTGTCAGAATGTGAGTCTGGACAGCTCACGGAGAAGTGTGGTGTTATAGCTGTTGTTGGTGCGCCCAATGCTGTCGAGCTTTCTCTTTTTGGGCTCCATGGACTGCAGCATAGAGGACACGAAGCCTTCGGTATTGCATTTTTGCGTAATGGTTGTATAGGTGTCGTCCACCGCTTTGGTAGGGTTATGGCGGTCGGCACAAGTGATCTATCCATCCCTTCTGCTGATACAGTTATTGGACATGTTAGGTATTCAACAAGCGGGAACTCAGACTTTGCCCAACCGATATACTTGAAATGTCCCTCCTGCGAAATAGTAGTGGCACATAACGGTAATCTTACTAACGCTGCTGAGATAAGGTCTAAGCTTGAGGACGAGGGTTGCATTTTCGAATCTGAAGTTGATACCGAGGTTATAGCACATTTAATAGCACGGTCTCCTGGAAAAACTCCGACAGAAAAAATTGTGGACGCGCTACAACAAGTTGAAGGAGCTTATTCATTGCTATTATTTGTTGGTGAGGAGGTCTTTGCTGTGAGAGATCCCTACGGAATAAGACCGCTTAGTCTTGGCAAACTTGTTGATGGAATGGTTGTAGCATCTGAGACATGTGCATTGGACATGCTCAGGGCAACTTTCGTCAGGGATATAGCGCCCGGTGAACTACTGCAAATAAAAGGCGGAAAGCTTTTATCTCTGTTCCCGTTTAAGAAAATGGAACAGAAGTTTTGTATTTTTGAGCATGTATATTTCTCCAGACCGGATAGTGTTTTAGAAGGACGTAGCGTGTACGCTTCAAGAAAAGAAATAGGTAAAGAACTTGCTCGCGAGAGTGGGATCCAAGCCAATATGGTAGTACCAGTGCTTGATTCTGGTATGGTAGCAGCGCTCGGTTACTCAGAAGAGTCGGGCTTACCACTCGAGCTTGCAATCACAAGGAATCATTATTCAAGTAGAAGTTTTATAGAACCCACACCAGAGCGAAGAAACATAAAGGTCAAATTGAAACACAATGCAAATAGGTTCTTGCTCAAGGGGAAGAAGATAGTTCTTGTAGATGATAGCATAGTAAGGGGAACTACACTCAAGCAGTTAATCGCGATGTTGTGGGAAGTTGGGACAAGTGAAATACATGTAAGAATATCAAGCCCACGTATTCTTAATCCGTGCTATTACGGAGTTGACACACCTAATAAAAGGGATCTAATCTCGGCAAACATGTCTTTAGAAGTCATGAGGGAGTATTTAGGTGCAACGAGTTTGTATTTTCTTACACTTGAGGGATTATACAGAGCTGTATCTGGGAGCAAGAAACGTGTAGGTTTTTGTGACGCCTGTTTTACTGGTGATTACCCGATAGAGTGCATTGGGACTTCCCAAGACGCGTGA